One genomic region from uncultured Subdoligranulum sp. encodes:
- a CDS encoding sporulation transcriptional regulator SpoIIID, whose product MKGDPEERAVAVGRYIVRSGATVRAAAAVFGVSKSTIWKDQSRLRHTHPGLWAEVQTVVQRNKAERHLRGGEATRRKYLHKESCTAARRTV is encoded by the coding sequence ATGAAAGGTGACCCGGAGGAGCGGGCGGTAGCCGTGGGACGATACATTGTGCGCAGCGGCGCCACCGTGCGTGCGGCCGCAGCGGTGTTCGGGGTGAGCAAAAGCACCATCTGGAAGGACCAGAGCCGGCTGCGCCACACCCACCCCGGTCTGTGGGCCGAGGTGCAGACGGTGGTGCAGCGCAACAAGGCGGAACGCCACCTGCGGGGCGGCGAGGCCACCCGCCGGAAATATTTACACAAAGAATCTTGCACCGCTGCACGGCGCACAGTATAA
- a CDS encoding dCMP deaminase family protein, translating into MKRTDYISWDEYFMGIALLSAMRSKDNNSQVGACIVSPENKILSLGYNGMPIGCNDDDMPWEREGDDLNTKYMYVCHSELNAILNSPHNDLTGARMYVTLFPCNECAKAIIQSGIKELIYLSDKYHDTHASIASRRMFNMTGVKYRAYHPTGREIHLEV; encoded by the coding sequence ATGAAACGAACGGACTACATCAGCTGGGATGAATACTTTATGGGCATTGCCCTGCTTTCCGCCATGCGCTCCAAGGACAACAACAGCCAGGTGGGGGCCTGCATCGTCAGCCCCGAGAACAAGATTCTCTCCCTGGGCTACAACGGCATGCCCATCGGCTGCAACGACGACGACATGCCCTGGGAGCGGGAAGGCGACGACCTGAATACCAAATACATGTACGTCTGCCATTCCGAGCTGAACGCGATCCTCAACAGCCCGCACAACGACCTGACCGGCGCGCGGATGTATGTGACGCTGTTCCCCTGCAACGAATGTGCCAAGGCCATCATCCAGAGCGGCATCAAGGAGCTGATCTACCTGTCGGACAAATACCACGACACCCATGCCAGCATCGCCAGCCGCCGCATGTTCAACATGACCGGGGTCAAATACCGGGCTTACCATCCCACCGGCCGGGAAATCCATCTGGAAGTGTAA
- the ylxM gene encoding YlxM family DNA-binding protein, with protein MAGKPQKNLAYSVLLDFYGPVLTEKQRLILTEYYDEDLSLAEIAENFGITRQGVRDAIKHGEAALDELEAKLGNARHHAASRQDLTRLRQLVMEIRCCNSGLFNPVPQIRTDTDEMLRILDRLDTQEDTDGL; from the coding sequence ATGGCGGGAAAACCGCAGAAAAATCTGGCCTATTCGGTGCTGCTGGACTTTTACGGTCCGGTTCTGACCGAAAAGCAGCGCCTGATCCTGACGGAATACTATGACGAAGATCTCTCCCTGGCCGAGATCGCCGAGAACTTCGGCATCACCCGGCAGGGGGTGCGGGACGCCATCAAGCATGGCGAGGCCGCCCTGGATGAGCTGGAAGCCAAACTGGGCAACGCCCGGCACCATGCGGCGTCGCGGCAGGACCTGACGCGGCTGCGTCAGCTGGTCATGGAGATCCGGTGCTGCAACTCGGGGCTTTTCAACCCGGTCCCGCAGATTCGCACCGACACTGACGAGATGCTCCGGATTTTGGACCGATTGGATACGCAGGAGGATACCGATGGCCTTTGA
- a CDS encoding pyridoxal-phosphate dependent enzyme: MGILKSYYQEVYRSPVVRLDGYSGRHNLSSSILAYLDFGGATGTSKDGLAETMLAFATERGDLQPGMPVVEASSGSFGAALAVSCATTGHPCILIVPSSLPIARRKRLQDLGAKIVVSSSAGRRAMDRIAAETAQRYGGYFTHYFANDDNPEYHRRVTGPQILKAAGDAVDAIVIGVGSGGTITGVGEYIKAWNSMIRIVAVEPTECAAISGGFIGQHGIAGIGPGFVPENYNPYVVDTVLTVTTADAERAAQEVLFFDGVPACASAGATLAAAVQLIGTGKAKRPLCVFAGRKMYE; encoded by the coding sequence GTGGGGATCCTGAAAAGCTACTACCAGGAGGTCTATCGCTCCCCTGTGGTGCGGCTGGACGGCTATTCCGGCCGTCACAACCTGAGTTCCAGCATTCTGGCCTATCTGGATTTCGGAGGTGCCACCGGCACCTCCAAGGACGGCCTGGCCGAGACCATGCTGGCCTTTGCCACCGAGCGCGGCGATCTGCAGCCCGGCATGCCGGTGGTGGAAGCCAGTTCCGGCAGTTTCGGGGCGGCGCTGGCGGTCAGCTGCGCCACCACGGGACACCCCTGCATTCTCATCGTTCCCAGCAGCCTGCCCATTGCCCGCCGCAAGCGGCTGCAGGACCTGGGAGCCAAGATCGTGGTCAGCAGCAGTGCCGGCCGCCGGGCCATGGACCGCATCGCCGCGGAGACCGCCCAGCGCTACGGCGGGTATTTCACCCACTACTTTGCCAACGACGACAACCCCGAATACCACCGCAGGGTGACCGGCCCGCAGATCCTCAAGGCGGCCGGCGACGCGGTGGACGCCATCGTCATCGGGGTGGGCAGCGGCGGCACCATCACCGGCGTGGGCGAATACATCAAGGCGTGGAACAGCATGATCCGCATCGTGGCGGTGGAGCCCACCGAATGCGCGGCCATCTCGGGCGGCTTCATCGGCCAGCACGGCATTGCGGGCATCGGCCCGGGCTTTGTGCCGGAAAACTACAACCCCTACGTGGTGGACACCGTCCTGACGGTCACCACCGCCGACGCTGAGCGGGCCGCCCAGGAAGTGCTCTTCTTTGACGGCGTTCCCGCCTGTGCCAGCGCCGGCGCCACCCTGGCCGCCGCGGTCCAGCTGATCGGCACCGGCAAGGCCAAGCGGCCGCTGTGCGTCTTTGCGGGACGAAAAATGTATGAATGA
- the udk gene encoding uridine kinase, translated as MNTIIIGIAGGTGSGKTTLTERLRDHFGANEVSVLNHDSYYKRHDELPYEERCKLNYDHPDSFDTPLMVAHLRELRAGHPVQVPVYDYTIHNRSNATVLVKPAPVIIVEGILIFDSPELCDLMDMKVFVDTDADVRILRRIVRDVKERGRTLDSVVTQYLTTVKPMHEQFVEPSKRKADLIVPEGGHNAVALELLIKWVADHLRTSEE; from the coding sequence ATGAACACCATCATCATCGGCATTGCCGGCGGCACCGGCAGCGGCAAAACCACTCTGACCGAACGGCTGCGCGACCACTTCGGCGCCAACGAGGTCAGCGTCCTCAACCATGACAGCTATTACAAGCGCCATGACGAACTGCCCTACGAGGAGCGCTGCAAGCTGAACTACGACCATCCCGACAGTTTCGACACCCCGCTGATGGTGGCCCATCTGCGGGAACTGCGGGCTGGGCATCCTGTGCAGGTGCCGGTCTATGACTACACCATCCACAACCGCAGCAATGCAACCGTGCTGGTCAAGCCGGCGCCGGTCATCATTGTGGAGGGCATCCTGATCTTTGACTCCCCCGAACTCTGCGACCTGATGGACATGAAGGTCTTTGTGGATACCGACGCCGATGTGCGGATCCTGCGGCGCATTGTGCGGGACGTGAAGGAACGCGGCCGCACACTGGACAGCGTGGTGACCCAGTATCTGACCACCGTCAAACCCATGCACGAGCAATTTGTGGAGCCCAGCAAGCGCAAGGCCGATCTGATCGTGCCGGAGGGCGGCCACAATGCCGTGGCGCTGGAGCTGCTCATCAAGTGGGTGGCTGACCACCTGCGGACCAGCGAAGAATAA